GGTAATTCCCTCAACTTAGTAGTAACACCTCAAAATGATGCCCTCAGCACAATTCAGCAAGCATTAAATAACGCCAGCTTGCCAATTTTCGGCATCGCCCAATCCCGCCCCAGCCTTGATGATGTCTACCTCGCCGCCACCGGACGCACCCTATTGGATGCGGAATTAGCAGCAGTAGCCAATCGCGATCCCAAGGCGGAGAAGAAGCAGAATATGAGATGAGGGAGAGGGGGGAGATGAGGGGGAAATTAATTATTAACTCCTGCCTTTTGACTAATAACTAATGACTAATAACTAATGACTAATAACTAATGACTAATGACTAATGACTAACATCAAAACTGACATTAATTGGCAACCAGCGACATCACCACAAGCCTACGCCGATGCTGCACCTAATTTTTTTGGTGAACTAGCACAAGAGACGCTGGCTTTAACTCGTCGCTTATTTATTCAATTACAACGTCGTCCCTCTACCTTGTTAGCAGGTATTGTTCAGCCTGTAATGTGGTTGGTATTATTCGGCGCTTTATTTCAAAATGCCCCTAAAGGTTTATTTGGAAGTACAACAAATTACGGGCAATTTCTCGCTGCGGGTGTGATTGTATTTACCGCTTTTGCGGGAGCCTTAAATGCTGGTTTACCAGTCATGTTTGACCGTGAGTTTGGCTTTTTGAATCGTTTATTAGTCGCCCCTTTGGCATCACGGTTTTCTATTGTCTTCGCTTCCGCAATCTTTATTGTCAGCCAAAGCTTACTGCAAGCAGCCGTAATTGTTGGCGCGGCGGCGTTTCTAGGTGCTGGATTACCAGATGCGGCTGGATTAGGTGCGATCGCTCTCATTGTCTTTCTACTGGCTTTAGGTGTTACAGCCATTTCTTTAGGATTGGCTTTTGCCCTGCCTGGACACATTGAGTTAATTGCTGTAATCTTTGTTACTAACTTACCATTACTCTTTGCTAGTACCGCTCTTGCTCCCTTATCCTTCATGCCCAAGTGGTTACAGGTTGTAGCTACTCTTAATCCTCTTAGCTACGCTATCGAACCCATTCGTTATCTCTATCTTCATAATCACTGGGGTTTAGGCGATGTAGTCATGCAAGCACCTTGGGGTGATGTCACTTTTGGTGGAGCATTGTTAATATTGTTTAGCTTCGCTTTGA
Above is a genomic segment from Nostoc sp. MS1 containing:
- a CDS encoding ABC transporter permease gives rise to the protein MTNIKTDINWQPATSPQAYADAAPNFFGELAQETLALTRRLFIQLQRRPSTLLAGIVQPVMWLVLFGALFQNAPKGLFGSTTNYGQFLAAGVIVFTAFAGALNAGLPVMFDREFGFLNRLLVAPLASRFSIVFASAIFIVSQSLLQAAVIVGAAAFLGAGLPDAAGLGAIALIVFLLALGVTAISLGLAFALPGHIELIAVIFVTNLPLLFASTALAPLSFMPKWLQVVATLNPLSYAIEPIRYLYLHNHWGLGDVVMQAPWGDVTFGGALLILFSFALIALLSIQPQLRRTLA